The following proteins are co-located in the Acinetobacter sp. NCu2D-2 genome:
- a CDS encoding DUF3465 domain-containing protein: MANKTNISIGAAIALLAAAYIGIDLKQDNQAVNTPTAIETQAQDSTASNSQTQQKPSDVKKDDTDKIAQAFARNQSDLQVKASGRVVALLRDDNEGSRHQKFILELNNGQTVLVAHNIDLSPRIDTIQKGDTVEFYGEYEYSDKGGVIHWTHHDPAGKHINGWLKHQGRTYQ, from the coding sequence ATGGCAAATAAAACAAATATATCGATTGGCGCTGCAATTGCTTTGCTGGCAGCAGCCTATATTGGCATAGATCTTAAGCAAGACAATCAAGCTGTTAATACACCGACGGCTATAGAAACCCAAGCTCAGGACTCCACAGCATCAAATTCTCAAACTCAGCAAAAGCCGTCTGACGTCAAAAAGGATGACACCGATAAGATTGCACAGGCATTTGCACGCAACCAAAGCGATTTACAGGTCAAAGCTAGTGGACGAGTGGTAGCGTTATTACGTGATGACAATGAAGGCTCGCGTCATCAGAAGTTCATTTTAGAACTGAATAATGGTCAAACCGTTTTGGTTGCACATAATATTGATTTATCTCCGAGAATTGACACCATTCAAAAAGGCGATACGGTCGAATTTTATGGTGAATATGAATACAGTGATAAGGGTGGAGTCATCCATTGGACACACCATGATCCTGCTGGAAAACATATTAATGGTTGGTTAAAACATCAAGGAAGAACCTACCAATAA
- a CDS encoding Mpo1 family 2-hydroxy fatty acid dioxygenase → MKTISEWFDEYSESHQNKTNKMIHWVCVPTIYFSIIGVLAHFSALLTTLLLVLSFIFYARLDIVLAVAMAVLTLVMAWLIWVLPVGVGFYIGLFVCAWIGQFYGHKVEGKKPSFFKDLQFLLIGPIWCLDTFIAKVHPSWKTRQNNAIESHL, encoded by the coding sequence ATGAAAACAATCAGCGAATGGTTTGATGAATATAGTGAAAGTCATCAAAACAAAACCAACAAAATGATTCATTGGGTATGTGTCCCTACCATTTATTTTTCGATCATAGGCGTCTTGGCACACTTTAGTGCACTACTCACTACCCTCCTGCTCGTACTGTCTTTTATTTTTTATGCACGTTTGGACATTGTACTTGCAGTTGCTATGGCAGTTTTAACTCTGGTGATGGCATGGTTGATTTGGGTATTACCTGTGGGTGTTGGCTTCTATATCGGATTATTTGTTTGTGCTTGGATTGGTCAATTTTATGGACATAAAGTGGAAGGTAAAAAGCCATCTTTCTTTAAAGATCTCCAATTCCTCCTTATTGGCCCTATTTGGTGCCTTGATACCTTTATTGCTAAAGTACACCCATCTTGGAAAACTCGTCAAAATAACGCAATTGAGAGCCATTTGTAG
- the queF gene encoding NADPH-dependent 7-cyano-7-deazaguanine reductase QueF (Catalyzes the NADPH-dependent reduction of 7-cyano-7-deazaguanine (preQ0) to 7-aminomethyl-7-deazaguanine (preQ1) in queuosine biosynthesis) translates to MSVENSLLGKDTNYPTEYQPDVLFPISRAPAREAYAHVEGIRQGKDWWHVFEISWLNLAGVPQVAIGRITLPASSPNLIESKSLKLYFNSLNFAKFESKEAFIATVEKDLSKAAEAEIKLDLFHVDDLEITKPEGICLDDLTPERIEHHPDASLLAFDSASDEEVDVQLYSHLLRSNCPVTGQPDWGTVFIRYQGKKPCYKSILAYIISYRQHNGFHEQCVEQIFADVWQNLQPKNLMVYATYTRRGGLDINPCRVSDLTWMPRPIRLARQ, encoded by the coding sequence ATGAGTGTAGAAAATTCTCTTCTTGGTAAAGATACCAACTACCCTACTGAATATCAGCCTGATGTTCTATTTCCAATTTCACGTGCGCCTGCACGTGAAGCGTATGCTCATGTTGAAGGTATTCGACAAGGTAAAGACTGGTGGCATGTTTTCGAAATTTCATGGCTTAATTTAGCCGGTGTACCTCAAGTTGCGATTGGTCGCATTACGCTTCCAGCATCTTCACCGAATTTAATCGAATCGAAATCTCTAAAGCTCTACTTTAATAGTTTGAACTTTGCCAAATTCGAATCGAAAGAAGCATTTATTGCGACTGTTGAAAAAGATTTATCTAAAGCCGCTGAAGCAGAAATCAAATTGGATTTATTCCATGTTGATGATTTAGAGATTACAAAACCTGAAGGGATTTGTCTTGATGATTTGACACCTGAGCGTATTGAACATCACCCTGATGCATCATTATTGGCTTTTGATTCAGCGAGCGATGAAGAAGTTGATGTTCAGTTATATTCACATCTGTTAAGAAGTAACTGTCCAGTCACTGGACAACCGGACTGGGGTACAGTATTTATACGCTATCAAGGTAAAAAACCTTGTTATAAGAGTATTTTGGCTTATATTATTTCTTATCGTCAGCATAATGGTTTCCACGAGCAATGTGTGGAGCAGATTTTTGCCGATGTTTGGCAAAATCTACAACCAAAAAATCTGATGGTATATGCAACTTATACACGTCGTGGTGGATTGGATATTAATCCGTGCCGTGTATCAGACTTAACATGGATGCCTCGCCCTATTCGATTAGCGCGACAATAA
- the mltB gene encoding lytic murein transglycosylase B, which produces MLNSHFYKKLKQLSTAVFAISLTSFAQANDFQNHPSYANFKQNTMKTYGLSAEQIDWAMNGSKNLPNIINIMNRPGESKPWYSYKTNFLSEGTIQRGVRFKQQYASTLQRAEQQFGVPQSIILGILGVETGFGSNKGSFTTRDALATLGFNGDRRNQYFQDELSALIAWSYKDGIPTSSVIGSYAGAVGYPQFMPSNITKFGVDYDGNGHIDLRNSAVDAIGSIANYLANHGWQRDQPIAFAARYTGNNPDQIIAKDLTAPIPYGALKTQGISPLNPIVKIDDLDMVNVIQLQENYGPIYYLTYPNFQVITTYNKSRMYATALWLLGTEITNR; this is translated from the coding sequence ATGTTGAACTCTCATTTTTATAAAAAACTAAAACAATTGAGCACCGCTGTCTTTGCAATCAGTTTGACCAGCTTTGCGCAAGCCAACGATTTCCAAAATCACCCTTCATATGCCAATTTTAAGCAAAATACCATGAAGACTTATGGTCTGAGTGCGGAACAAATTGACTGGGCAATGAATGGCTCTAAAAATTTGCCTAATATTATTAATATTATGAATCGTCCAGGTGAAAGCAAACCTTGGTACAGCTATAAAACCAACTTCCTTTCAGAAGGCACGATTCAACGCGGTGTGCGCTTTAAACAACAATATGCATCTACCCTACAACGTGCTGAGCAACAGTTTGGTGTACCCCAATCCATCATTTTAGGGATTTTGGGTGTAGAAACAGGTTTTGGCTCAAATAAAGGCTCATTTACTACACGCGATGCGCTTGCAACACTCGGTTTTAATGGTGACCGTCGCAATCAATATTTCCAAGATGAGTTATCTGCGCTTATTGCATGGTCGTATAAAGACGGTATTCCGACTTCTTCTGTCATCGGTTCTTATGCAGGTGCGGTCGGTTATCCGCAATTTATGCCAAGCAATATCACTAAGTTCGGTGTCGACTACGATGGTAACGGTCATATTGACCTTAGAAATTCAGCTGTAGATGCAATTGGTTCTATTGCAAATTATCTTGCTAATCATGGTTGGCAGCGCGATCAACCAATTGCATTTGCCGCAAGATACACCGGAAATAATCCCGATCAGATCATTGCCAAAGATCTTACTGCACCCATTCCATATGGCGCACTTAAAACACAAGGCATTAGCCCTTTAAATCCAATTGTGAAAATTGATGATTTAGACATGGTCAATGTCATTCAATTACAGGAAAATTACGGTCCGATCTATTACCTGACATACCCGAATTTTCAGGTGATTACGACCTATAACAAGAGCCGAATGTATGCCACCGCATTGTGGCTTTTAGGTACAGAAATTACCAATCGTTAA
- a CDS encoding ABC transporter permease → MNFNQLCVALYTIVYKEVRRFMRIWPQTLLPPAITMSLYFVIFGNLVGSRIGQMGGFSYMEFIVPGLIMMAVITNSYANVSSSFFSAKFQKSIEELIMSPVPLHIVLWGFVLGGLCRGVLVGIIVSAMSLFFSDLSITNWFVTIYTIVITSLLFSLGGFINAVYAKSFDDISIIPTFVLTPLTYLGGVFYAISALSPFWQNLSLINPIVYMVNAFRFGILGHSDVNVTISLTVITICCAVLYGVAYHLLSRGSGMRE, encoded by the coding sequence ATGAACTTCAATCAACTCTGCGTCGCTTTATATACCATCGTTTATAAAGAAGTCCGTCGCTTTATGCGAATTTGGCCACAAACGTTACTTCCACCAGCGATTACCATGAGTTTGTACTTCGTGATTTTCGGTAATTTGGTGGGTTCACGCATCGGTCAAATGGGCGGATTCAGCTATATGGAATTCATTGTTCCTGGCTTAATCATGATGGCGGTCATTACCAACAGTTATGCCAATGTATCTTCAAGTTTCTTTAGTGCTAAATTCCAAAAAAGTATTGAAGAGTTGATCATGAGCCCTGTCCCCCTACATATTGTACTGTGGGGCTTTGTACTAGGTGGATTATGTCGTGGTGTCTTAGTGGGTATTATTGTTAGTGCCATGAGTCTGTTTTTCTCAGATTTAAGCATTACCAATTGGTTTGTGACTATATATACCATTGTGATCACATCACTACTATTTTCATTAGGTGGCTTTATTAATGCAGTCTATGCAAAATCTTTTGATGATATTTCGATTATCCCAACATTTGTTTTAACACCGCTGACTTATTTAGGTGGTGTATTTTATGCAATTTCAGCATTAAGCCCATTTTGGCAAAACTTATCTTTAATTAACCCGATTGTATATATGGTTAATGCGTTCCGTTTTGGCATCCTAGGTCATAGCGATGTCAACGTCACAATTTCATTAACTGTTATTACAATCTGCTGTGCCGTACTTTATGGCGTGGCTTATCATTTACTCTCCCGTGGTTCAGGAATGCGTGAATAA
- a CDS encoding septal ring lytic transglycosylase RlpA family protein, protein MHSSILKYFMAIATTVTLTQSQADMVQSSSLNNDHDTSRLAARLLNKEVQSFNSNFTNLSSLSITERSGDKVRRETIAAKIEIPEEEPSVIEKLNTVASNTVRKFTQSGTASWYGRQFHGRKTASGDTFDMNGLTAAHRSLPLNCYIRVTNKTNGKSVVVKVNDRGPFHGNRVLDLSYGAAKQIGLTHAGTGKVSIERVDGPHS, encoded by the coding sequence ATGCATTCTTCAATCTTAAAATATTTTATGGCCATCGCCACGACAGTCACTCTGACACAGTCGCAAGCGGACATGGTCCAATCATCATCGTTGAATAACGATCATGATACTTCTCGTTTAGCAGCACGCTTGTTAAACAAAGAAGTTCAAAGCTTTAATTCAAACTTTACGAATTTAAGTAGCCTTTCAATCACTGAACGTTCCGGCGATAAAGTTCGTCGCGAAACGATTGCAGCAAAAATCGAAATCCCTGAAGAAGAGCCTTCAGTGATTGAAAAGCTGAACACCGTTGCCTCTAACACAGTTCGCAAATTCACTCAGTCTGGTACTGCTTCTTGGTATGGTCGTCAATTCCACGGTCGTAAAACAGCAAGCGGTGACACATTCGATATGAATGGTTTAACTGCTGCTCACCGTAGCCTGCCTTTAAACTGTTACATTCGTGTGACCAACAAAACCAATGGTAAGAGTGTTGTCGTGAAAGTAAACGATCGTGGTCCTTTCCATGGTAATCGTGTACTCGACTTATCTTACGGTGCTGCGAAGCAAATTGGCTTAACTCACGCAGGTACAGGTAAAGTCAGTATCGAACGTGTAGATGGTCCACACTCTTAA
- a CDS encoding ABC transporter ATP-binding protein: protein MTDALTLRDLSKTYRNGFQALKGINLTVPEGEFYALLGPNGAGKSTTIGIISSLTKKSGGTVEIFGHNLDTQPSLAKQHLGVVPQEFNFAQFEKTFDILVTQAGYYGIPKKIAQARAEEYLTKLGLWEKRSTQARMLSGGMKRRLMIARAMMHEPKLLILDEPTAGVDIELRRSMWDFLNEMNDKGTSIILTTHYLEEAEMLCRRIAIIDRGVIKEDTTMKNFLNQLNEESFILDLVDPIEPLNIEIIGVKFNLVDPVTLEVTLDKAHSMNDLFQLLESKNIRVSSMRNKSNRLEELFVKMVEKNLDGASA, encoded by the coding sequence ATGACTGATGCATTGACATTAAGGGATTTGTCCAAAACCTATCGTAATGGTTTTCAAGCACTTAAAGGAATTAATCTGACTGTACCCGAAGGTGAATTTTATGCACTTTTAGGGCCAAATGGCGCGGGAAAATCCACTACAATCGGTATTATCAGCTCATTAACAAAAAAATCGGGCGGAACGGTAGAAATATTTGGTCATAATCTAGACACTCAACCTTCTCTTGCAAAACAACATTTAGGGGTTGTACCGCAAGAATTCAACTTTGCCCAATTTGAAAAAACCTTTGATATTTTGGTGACTCAAGCTGGTTATTACGGCATTCCTAAAAAAATTGCGCAAGCACGTGCAGAAGAATACCTCACCAAGCTTGGTCTATGGGAAAAACGTAGTACGCAAGCACGTATGCTGTCAGGCGGGATGAAGCGTCGTCTAATGATCGCGCGTGCCATGATGCATGAACCTAAGTTGCTCATTTTGGATGAGCCGACTGCGGGTGTAGATATTGAGCTACGTCGCTCAATGTGGGACTTCCTCAATGAGATGAATGATAAAGGTACCTCTATCATTCTCACTACACACTATTTAGAAGAAGCAGAAATGCTCTGTCGTCGAATTGCAATTATAGACCGTGGTGTGATTAAAGAAGATACCACCATGAAAAACTTCCTCAATCAGCTCAATGAAGAATCGTTTATTTTAGATTTAGTTGATCCGATAGAACCGCTTAATATAGAAATTATTGGGGTTAAATTTAACTTGGTCGATCCCGTGACTTTAGAAGTAACTCTTGATAAAGCACACAGTATGAATGATCTGTTCCAATTGCTTGAATCGAAAAATATTCGTGTAAGTAGTATGCGTAACAAATCAAACCGTTTAGAAGAACTCTTTGTGAAAATGGTCGAAAAGAATCTTGATGGAGCGAGCGCATGA
- a CDS encoding IS4 family transposase: protein MNLSQNLDLTLKQTLPSLSQFSELIDLNWIEDCLNQTGKASIRKRKLPAEHVVWLVIGLALFRNQPIWYVVQQLQLVFGTAEYCVPSASVQARQRLGLEPMSALFSTLSQAWFKDSQQQYSNFHGLCVCAVDGVVWSMPHTEENFKHFGSSKGKTAAAPYPQVRATCLVNTNTHEMIDAQIGSMDQGELTLASQLKAPVRSITLFDRAYFSADFLVSWQSQAEESHWLMRAKDNLRYEVIHHNAAHDFQIKMPVSARAKKINPSLGDYWEARLIEVEYAGKIRRYITSLTDSEVYPFKDLAMLYIQRWEIEMCYREIKSDLQDARILRSKQPDLVYQELWGVFIAYNILRRQMRFIAEHAKVSPLRISFHIASMSIINILRHTPLESAGNLPKHLAQLFEQSKIFVLPEKRQRQCPRVVKIKAQKYPRKCQSIS, encoded by the coding sequence ATGAATTTATCTCAGAATTTAGATTTAACATTAAAACAAACCCTACCTTCACTTTCACAATTCAGTGAATTGATTGATTTAAACTGGATTGAAGATTGCTTAAACCAAACAGGTAAAGCATCAATTCGAAAAAGAAAACTGCCTGCTGAACATGTTGTTTGGCTGGTAATCGGACTTGCTCTATTTCGAAATCAACCGATTTGGTATGTGGTTCAACAATTGCAACTTGTTTTCGGTACGGCAGAATACTGTGTACCGAGTGCATCCGTACAAGCAAGACAGCGCTTAGGCTTAGAGCCCATGAGTGCTTTATTTTCGACATTAAGTCAGGCATGGTTTAAAGACTCACAACAACAATATAGCAACTTTCACGGTCTATGCGTTTGTGCTGTAGATGGTGTGGTTTGGTCTATGCCTCATACAGAAGAAAACTTTAAGCACTTTGGTTCATCCAAAGGCAAAACAGCAGCTGCCCCTTACCCACAAGTCAGAGCGACTTGCCTGGTGAATACCAATACACATGAAATGATTGATGCCCAAATTGGCAGTATGGATCAAGGTGAATTAACCTTAGCCAGTCAATTAAAAGCACCAGTTCGCAGTATTACCCTATTTGATCGTGCTTACTTCTCTGCTGATTTTTTAGTGAGTTGGCAATCTCAGGCAGAAGAGAGTCATTGGTTGATGCGAGCAAAGGACAACCTGCGTTATGAAGTGATTCATCATAATGCGGCCCATGACTTTCAGATCAAAATGCCTGTTTCAGCAAGAGCAAAAAAGATAAATCCGTCATTGGGTGACTATTGGGAAGCACGTTTAATTGAAGTTGAATATGCAGGAAAAATAAGACGTTACATTACATCATTAACAGATTCTGAAGTTTATCCATTCAAAGACCTTGCAATGCTTTATATCCAGCGTTGGGAAATAGAAATGTGTTATCGGGAAATTAAAAGTGATTTACAGGATGCAAGAATTTTAAGAAGCAAACAACCTGATTTGGTCTATCAAGAATTGTGGGGGGTATTTATTGCTTATAATATCTTAAGAAGACAGATGAGGTTTATCGCTGAACATGCAAAGGTGAGTCCTTTAAGGATCAGTTTCCATATTGCATCTATGAGTATTATCAATATCTTAAGGCACACACCTTTAGAATCAGCAGGAAATCTACCCAAACATTTAGCACAATTATTTGAACAATCTAAAATATTTGTATTACCTGAAAAAAGGCAAAGGCAATGTCCGCGAGTAGTGAAAATTAAAGCACAAAAATATCCAAGAAAATGCCAGTCAATTTCTTAA